A region from the Nematostella vectensis chromosome 13, jaNemVect1.1, whole genome shotgun sequence genome encodes:
- the LOC5505873 gene encoding transmembrane protein 143 has product MAAARWSFFPARGMSFIIKKPRLSMSQAKFAIRLSTSYATRSSFLSLSRRISSSCVLHCEKSTNQQEELKNTDLSKPAEKCPKYYVPRKFIPMTRKALLRKILEDCSLVPSEEREHFQEFSAALDKKISTKYHAEISELKALYEPLHPDKDTVSMRSYTSEERRDNEFWLLDKLSSLLNKAHFYELPTEAIHDALKEHDTSYGVLISVDPSQYDVLRVWVIGKEIEPYDFGPWYSKIFTVAYNFVRSTPKIERYKRVVVAIRHKKQQKLLLKVFKDIRCANLEHLLPEGKIRMTQFDQQVLVGMLGIGVASIAIKLITFLADYKFSWIYIATALTGIMALRAWTMYKNKRNSYLVDLSRTLYFKSIANNRASLILIADRAEDEVFKSTVIAYSFLRAAERLGQQDVTAQELKDLVDKWLNENCLVETDFEVHEPLRQLEILGLLVKEKRDDSVLLSVPPLEEALSQIPSPPLPSYVSYDDRAEELEIDVPQGSEGDDEHKAEIKENERQESILRWH; this is encoded by the exons atggcggctgCAAGGTGGTCGTTTTTTCCAGCTCGAGGAATGTCGTTTATAATCAAGAAACCGAGACTATCTATGTCTCAAGCTAAGTTTGCAATACGTTTGAGTACTTCCTACGCTACTAGAAGTAGTTTTTTAAGCCTTTCCCGTCGTATTAGCAGCAGCTGTGTTTTGCATTGTGAGAAATCGACAAATCAACAAGAAGAGCTGAAAAACACTGACCTATCGAAGCCAGCTGAGAAATGCCCGAAGTACTATGTACCAAGAAAGTTTATCCCGATGACGAGGAAGGCTTTGTTAAGAAAAATACTGGAGGATTGCAGTCTTGTTCCCTCGGAAGAACGAGAGCATTTCCAAGAGTTTTCCGCTGCCCTGGATAAAAAGATTTCCACGAAGTATCATGCCGAGATAAGTGAGCTAAAG GCTTTGTATGAACCACTCCACCCTGACAAGGATACTGTCAGTATGAGGTCTTACACCAGTGAAGAGAGAAGAGACAATGAGTTCTGGCTTCTTGATAAGCTTTCAAGTCTTTTGAACAAGGCACACTTTTATGAGCTGCCAACAGAAGCTATCCATGATGCCTTAAAAGAACATGACACAAGTTACGGTGTGCTCATTAGTGTGGACCCATCACAGTACGACGTCCTACGAGTCTGGGTAATCGGGAAGGAGATAGAACCATATGATTTTGGTCCCTGGTACTCAAAGATCTTCACAGTTGCATATAACTTTGTAAGGTCAACTCCAAAAATTGAGAGGTATAAAAGAGTTGTAGTTGCAATAAGGCATAAAAAACAGCAGAAGCTACTCCTAAAGGTCTTCAAAGACATCCGTTGTGCAAACCTAGAACACTTGCTTCCAGAAGGCAAGATACGCATGACACAGTTTGACCAGCAAGTCCTTGTTGGAATGCTTGGTATTGGTGTTGCAAGTATTGCTATTAAGTTAATCACCTTTCTGGCAGATTACAAGTTTTCCTGGATATACATTGCCACTGCATTGACGGGTATTATGGCATTAAGGGCATGGACGATGTACAAGAATAAGCGCAATTCCTACCTGGTCGACTTATCCAGAACATTGTACTTCAAAAGTATTGCCAACAACAGGGCGTCGCTCATACTAATTGCTGACAGGGCAGAGGACGAGGTGTTCAAGTCAACAGTTATAGCGTACAGCTTCTTACGAGCAGCTGAAAGACTTGGTCAGCAAG ACGTGACAGCGCAAGAGCTAAAGGATCTTGTTGACAAGTGGCTGAACGAAAACTGTTTGGTAGAGACAGACTTTGAAGTGCATGAACCCTTGAGACAGCTCGAGATCCTTGGTTTGCTGGTGAAGGAGAAGAGAG ATGACTCAGTTTTACTGTCAGTACCCCCACTGGAGGAGGCATTGTCACAAATCCcttccccaccccttccctccTATGTTTCTTATGATGATCGTGCAGAGGAATTGGAGATTGATGTACCACAAGGAAGTGAGGGTGATGACGAACACAAGGCAGAGATCAAAGAGAACGAGCGGCAAGAGAGCATACTGCGCTGGCATTAG